The genomic stretch ATTATAATCTATAGTATCTCATCTATATATACTATAGTTATTatcaatatataaaatattactCTCGTATATAGGAAAGTTAAATTTTGATGAAACTTTAATTCCATTCTTAAAGGGAAAGAAACGAAAAGAAAAAGTTTGGCTAAGCTattaataatgatgatgatactATATCAGTCTTATATATAGTCCTTGGTCGGTCGACAATCTGTGTTGTGTGTTTATTCAACAGTGCTTGTGTTTGCCATCGCCATGGTTCTTTCTCTCTCACACATAGACAAAGTTATAAGTCATTATGCACTTTATAACAATCAAAAATTAGATTTTACTTCTATAATACATTATTCTATGTATTAATTACATATACGTAGCAACTTAGCAAGTTTGATGAGTTAGGGCACTTATAAGTTTTACTTATTATACCAAGTGtcttaattaaaattaaaacacctactaataaaattattgatcACCATGTGGTGCCTATATATTTAGGTCTGAAGTGTTGTAAAAGTGTGTATTTCTTGATCTGTACGAGGATTCTTGTGGCTTAATTTAGAAGACAAAAATTCATGATAGGATATATCTAATTCAAATTCCATTTATGGATGGCGCATGCTATATAAAATTATGATTGAGctatgaaatattttttatgcattatatatgttatataaACATAATTTTTGAACATTGAACTACAGTTTgaataaaagtggaaaaaaaattgtctaatggaagaatttaattttaacttattaaataaatttcaaacATATCAATATAGTGTAGATTACTTTATTAATAGTGTAAAGTGTAAACACTCTTCAcgtttttgttttaataatattttagtgtGCTATATGCAATACATGTTTTCCATTTTCAAAGTactcttcaagaattaattagaaTACTCATTTACACACGATAAATGTTATAAGAATAATGATAGAGAATTAATgttttttcaattaatattaatttttttaaattattttatctgtcttaaattttaaatcattaatttttaactttacattttaaattataaatcttaaactctaattttttttaataaaaaaattaactagtgttgactaactaaaaattaattattttatatattattttttatattataatattatatttatattacattcgaaaattaagtacaTAAAATGatcataattaaaaagatatccATAAGCATAATAAGGTCAGAGATTGCCGtaagaggaaaggaaagtggAGTAGCAGCACTCAAAAAGCTAGTTTGAGTGAGAGATGAGAAGAAAATTTAGAAAGGTAAAGCAAATAACAAAAAAACGATGAAGGAACCAAAAAGAGAGCAACAAAGCACaaaggaaaaggaaagtttTGTTGAAGGGTAAAAGGATAAAAAGGGTCACCACCTTACCCCGCACAAAGGTTTGTGGCAGAAAAACACCCACCAAGTGAAAGAGATTTGACACTGAGCCAGAAAGATAGAGAGAGATCCAAACTCCCTCCTTGATAAACAATTAAGAAAAGAATCATAAATTACttgtatatatttatttttaaaaatatttaataacaaaaaatagccaaaatttaaatataaaaatttgagataaaaatatattacgaCGGTTGGGAGAAAATCGCTGTTAATAGAATATTTGATATTGATTGTTGCAATAAATCGTTGTAAAATTGACATTTTACAACAATTAAAGTAAAACTGCTGTAAAATAAGAAAGTTTTAGAAGTCTATCTTTAATTTGTTGCACCAActgttattaaattttatttagcAGCAATTTTTGtaaattgtttttaaatattcgtcattatctattttttttagtaaaaacagttagattttatcttatttaatattcattaattttagtattatatatttatataatttatatatatttgaataAACAAATATGGTAGGgggttaattaattattaattgaatGGGCAAAGCATGATGATGATAGGATTAGAAGGAAGAATTAGAAGAGTATAATGAATGATCACACACGAAAAGGAGGTTTTGTAGTGTcccactttatttcttttttaatatgtCTCTTAGCTTTTCACTAACCCCCTTGAATACccttttcatttttattccttGTGCAAGTGTAAAGCAAAACCTCTCCAAGCTTTTGTTCTTCTTCCAATCCCTTCTTTTTCTTAGTCACATCAGACAAAACcagaataaataataataaaaaatacaaaacacctACATTCCTACCTTATAAGCTTCTGACATTTTGAATCtccatatatacatacatatttcatttactaatttaatattaatattattattgtgaCTTGCAACAGGCACAGTTGCACAAAGATATTGTTATATAAAGCCTTGGAGTTTGTAATATTATTGTTGAATAGAGTTTTtcaatatatgtatatatatatatgaaaggGAAATGAAACAGGAGATAAATCATAATCAGCATCAAGGGGAGTgttcttattcttcatcttcttaCAATATGATGCATCAACACaacatgatgatgatgagtgatGAGATGATCTTTGGAGGAGGAAGAGGCTTCATCAATAGCAACAATATGAACATGATGAACATGAATATGAACATGTTGTCTTCTTCTGATCAAATGatgcagcagcagcagcagcagcaaccATGGTCCATGCCATCAATACAAGAACTACCCTTCAACAACCATGAATCGTTTATTGTGCCtccacaacaacaacaacaacaagctTCACCATATGCAAGCTTCTTCAACAGTAGAAGGGTTcatccatcatcatcatcttccaTGCAGTTTGCAGCAGCATATCATCATCATGAGGGTGCTACTTCATCATTTGATCTGCAAGCTGAACTGAGCAAGATGACTGCTCAGGAAATCATGGAGGCTAAGGCTCTTGCTGCTTCCAAAAGCCACAGTGAAGCTGAGAGGAGGCGTAGAGAGAGGATCAATAATCATCTTTCTAAGCTCAGAAGCTTGTTGCCTAGCACCACCAAAGtaactcttcttcttttctcttctatCAAATCAATTCAATTTCTTAATAATCTCGATGTTAAAACACAGATTCATTAAGGATTTGATGtgtgtttatttcattcattTATAAAAACCTTTTCAAGAACTGTTACTGTATTGTTGTTATTGTTCCTTAATCATTGTCACAAAATTTAggtatatttttgttaattttaaaaatataattgatgtaattaaaatatcagaaactatttaaaaaaacacGGAATTGGTTAGTAACTTAACTCatggttgatatatatatactatagaTAGAGGTAGGCTTTCTGTATGATTGCTCTCTAGTTAATATAACTTTAATTATGTGTTTTGGAGAGTGTCTCTTGTGTTTCTTTGTTGTGTGGTAGTTCCGAGGAAAAGTAATTAAGTGTAGCTAAGCTAATTAATAGAgtaaaagaagagagaaaagggTACCGTTAATGTCGCAGGGTTGATACAATAAAGAGGAACCAAGAAGCAGTCTCAAAAAGCTAATAAGCTTCTCTTCTAATGCTAATACACATTATTGATTAGTCAAACTCACCTTCGAGAATTCAATTGAAAAGCACCCTTCCTTCTCACTCACACACTCTTGCTTCCACCACCACTAATATTTCTATTTCTATCATGCCATAACCTACCAACTTCTCATCACATTTTAAAGTTGATGTtaccaaataaattaaattgttTTTCCTTTCAACTTCTCATATAATGTTTTACacgttttatttaaatttaaatataattagataataatttagcTAAATATGTGAAATTATCATTAAAAATTGTACCtaattaaattttcatctaTTGATAATTGTatgaaataatatataatttcagACAGATAAAGCATCATTGCTAGCAGAAGTGATTCAACATGTGAAGGAACTGAAACGGCAAACATCAATGATCGCAGAGACGAGTTCAGTTCCAACAGAATCCGACGAGCTCACAGTGGACGATGCATCTGATGAAGATGGCAAATTGGTAATTAAAGCCTCTTTGTGCTGCGAAGATAGGTCCGATCTCTTGCCTGAACTCATCAAAACCTTGAAATCAATGAAGCTTCGAACCCTCAAAGCAGATATCACTACACTCGGTGGCCGTGTCAAGAACGTCTTGTTCATCACCGCTGAACAAGATTACTACTCATCATCAACCGCCAATGaggatcatcatcatcaacatgaCCATAATAATACTTACCAATACTGCATTAGTTCAATACAGGAAGCTTTGAAGGCAGTTATGGAGAAAAGTAATGGCGGTGTTGGGAATGAGCCTGGTTCTTCTTCTGCAAGTGTCAAGAGACAAAGGACTAATATCATATCCTCCATATCTTAGATCCAACGCTTTTAAATTGCGGTTGCCATTTTACTGCATTTACAAGATTGCAACGGTTATTTATTAGATGAAAACTCATGTGTAGTTGTATTCGTATAAATCAATTTTATACGAAAATAATTATACGTGAATTTTCACCTGTTTATTAACTAAAATTGGAGGTCTTTATAAAATTTTAGCGGATTAAAGGCCTAGTTTAGTTtgttgttatatatttttatatatctttttatttgaattatattatttatattgtaaTCTTTTGTTTTTGGGGGTGTTTTTTTCATGGTGTGCTGAGAAATGTGATTACTACTACTACAATGTATGTTGTTGTGTCCTCTATATATCaacatcatcatatatatttgaaGGAATGAGGTAATGATAATATGATGTGTTTAGTGTTTAGTGTATGTGTAATGGTTGACAGCTTATATATACATTATGAGTGGTTGGATACAATGGATAGAGAGAAATTTATTAAACAGGGAAAGTAATGGATATCTTTTTAGTGGGAAGAGAAACCTTCATGCATGTGCTTTGctgttgcatttttttttttctggatTTCTAAATTATTGGTGACGATGTGAAGAGACTATTAGTGGttaacatacatacatatataggacaattttttatttaaaaaatatagttataaGTTTAAAACGATTATTTCATTTctttaagaatatatataattaactttttgagtgtatgattaaaattaaagtatcaTCGGAATAACTAATAATTAACTTTTCATATGTAATTGTTTACAAAAATTATGTTTTCTATGTAACGATAACATCTAATTAAATgttaatataaaagatattaCATTAAAAGTGCAtaaaattaagttttttatatgattaaaatttagcaaatttaagctaaaaaatagttttcaataaAAAGCACCTTTTTAAAGTTCATGATTATTGATTATTTCagaattattatatttttacgTAGCCAGTTGTTGACCATCATCCTAAGTATTATTACAAAGTATAAACGATCATTTcgtctttaatttttcttattaattttcttgtataaaatatatgcgtttttttaaacaatttaaacataaattaattttttatatttattataagaaATAATCTTTATAAAATTAAGTAGATACTAGTAAACTAACTTTAATCTTCTaacaatttaaatataaattaataaatattaaataaataaattttaattgttttgactaatttttttgttatcaaataTTTGTGATATATACGGATATACAGGATATATGACTAAGGATAAATTGAACTATATATGGGTACAACTTTAACATTTTgtcttttattatataaatttaattttaatatactaataatataaaaaaattttaaatagttattcaattatttattatgatgtcaataaaaataattaatttttaaattattatttaaaaattatttaggatgtccatataaatttttttcatacgttattagtgaattaaaattaattaactcttattatattttacaataaCGAATATGAATTTcatcattaattttatttacGTTATTGTAATTCATCTATATGCAAGCAGTGATACTAATAATTTGAGGTAAGACGGTTTACAATATAACGTGCATGTGATAAATATGCACACTACTTATACAAGAATTTTTCATATTTAATATGCGGTAGAATAagttttacttttacttttcatgGTATACATGAAGTATTTAATTTGAGGCTAGTTTAAGAATTTTCTTAGAAATATACTTTTAGTGCTTTTAGATCAAGTTTTTCTCAatcttatatataaaaattaaaagagtacACTAATTAAAGATTACGAGAAAATAATGCTATGCACATACATGCAAGCTTTGTAAATTCAAACGTACGTACTGTTTGGGATAAGTAGTATGACTACAATTCAATTAATCATGtgtcaaataatttattattgttattatattaaaatattaatataataaagtccatgattaaatttagagatttatcattATGATAGTAatcataatattgagagataaattttttataatttaatctaaattattcttggtcatagaattattaaaaaagacATTATAATTCGCAAagatcaaaatatatatatatatatatatatatatatatatatatatataaaatggtCTTCATTGAATGGAGATTAATAGATctcttttattaaattatatatatagattgtGCATATAGAGGTAAACAATTGAATTGACTCAATTTGAGAATTTCTAATAGTTATAATTACCgcatatttgtcaataggatattttcaagatgaacatagtaatagagtttcctttgacctgcgactatcatagtaattaacaatatatttattatactttgattccggaTACTTAATACCctagggtgctagttgaatggatattgggtatgatttaaatatttgtaaaattaatgattagtcaataagGAATCCATCAACTCTCGAtaaagagtttgagctctatgattataatgattGAGATGAATAAAACCTTGGTCAAGGGAACTGAATgaataaagaaataaatttcttaggtcattcacaattcattataataatagtaacaagttagagtttgataatgacaattaaaccatactctaagggttaaccaagagtcgaaaaagatggaaggaattatactttgttcttctgaggttcttagtaaaaatatattatttcatactatcgggtcgttgaggagtgttgctagacgacaaccttgattagtaaatttagtatgactaatttactacccgcttagtattgaacctatggagtcacacactaacgagtgttctaatctttgttgtaaaattatttaattattattttaatttgatcaaataaataattatattaattcaaatgaaatattattgtattctttgctagcaccaataatataataataatatgataattgagaatattaaatgagatttgagaataattagttattctatttctgaatttgaattataaatttgGATGAGATCCAAATCGATTATGTTTTAAATTGCtatgatatgattcataaaaTTTGAAGGATTCATATTTGGAATTTCAAAATatgattcaaatttgaattgagaatcaaatttaaaattagtaacaaatattatatatatatgccaAGAGTAGAGAAAAACTGAGAGAATAATAAAAGTTTTATTCCTTTACCTCTACACACAAAAATATATGTGAGCCTAATTCttggagaagaattttatggTGTGCAAAAAGTTACAAAGAGATTCTCAATTTAGATCACATATCCATTGGTCAAAGAGTTGACAGCAACAGTTAGCCTCGGTGTGGATACACATAGTGCCTTCGTACCATCGAaggagaaaaagatttttactagcgtacacaggtatttagatctgatctatatattttatattattggaATAAAGTTTAAACACAAAATAGATCTTTAAGATTACCTTCTTTTCTTCCACTGCATGTTATGAATACATGGTAAATCTTCAGTGATATCAAAGCCAGATtttttgtgtttaaatttttattcgTATTTTCTTAAAGTTTCTGAATTAAtagaattaattcaaattattttttaagcaTATGATGTATTTATTTTCATTGagatgattttttaataaattaatagttattttttaattatttaattatgattaaattatcattcttttaatataaaagttatatttataattaatgattttatttatttatttaattttattgtgattttgatcacaataaaagaaataagatgtaaaatatcttttgtttgtttctgatatatatatataagtatatatataaatgtcaattttgatttgataattttttaaggCTACACgttataaaaaatcaaattttgatttgattgatATATTTTGAACACTATTGTAATAACTCAACTTTTAATACGTCATGATCGTATCAAAAGTAAGGCGTTACTAACATGTTTTTCTTATTAGTTATTTAATATTGAGTGTAATACCCTAATGTTTTTTAACTGAGTTAAGCTTTACCTGGATTATATTTAGTAGCTGATATTCAAAACCTTGCGAAATTTTTAAAGTaatataaaatctttttataaaataatttacatgtgtaaaaatattgaataactAGTTTTTGTTAGAATAGTTATTAGTTGAAAAATATAAGTGGATCTGGAAATACTAACATGAAAAATGGGTGTGCTAAACTATGAAGGCATAACAATAACAAGCTTTACTCATACCAAATAATTATAACAAGAAACATCATAGTTACAATTTGCAATcacttaataaaaattaaacaagacACACACACcgaaaatcctaattctcttAATTTGTATAACTATGACTAAAACAATCGCATATTCTTCCTTGTTAAGGTAAACGCTTAATATTTTATATCTACGTCCTCGATAGCTTACTCTCACTAGTGCACTTGTCTTTTCACCTCAACTGAGCAGTGTATTACTTTGTACTGCATCGTTCATGAAGATGGTACGGAGAGAGGGGTGAGAAACAAAAGTTTCTCAATAGTTTATCTATATGGTGTTATCGTATCCATCCCCAACCACTAcgagttttaaaataaaaacagtgATAATGCAATgttgtttaattattattttcaaaagtCCTTGTTAGTCGGAGTGGTGTGACTTTTAGATGTTTCTCATTTACCTATGTTATGACATGTGTGATGCATACAAAATGCCTATAGTGTTAAAACATATAAATGTAAACTCATAAACCTTGGTATGATGTTCTCATAGGCCATAAAGcaagacaaaataaataataaataagagaaGAATAGTAATATTGTCATAGATAAGTCAAATAGAATAAATCTGAATAAAATAAAGATCTTAAACAATATCATACGTCATAAAAAAAGGAACTTTGAATAAAGAAGGATCTTTGAATgtaataataaacataatcataaatcaaaaaaggataaaagaagaaCAACCATGAACACACTTTTTATTGCACTTTTCATTACTTTTTCTTGTAGCTTTTATGGAAGGTATTGAGATCAAACCGGTATAA from Arachis stenosperma cultivar V10309 chromosome 9, arast.V10309.gnm1.PFL2, whole genome shotgun sequence encodes the following:
- the LOC130950993 gene encoding transcription factor bHLH30-like, with amino-acid sequence MKQEINHNQHQGECSYSSSSYNMMHQHNMMMMSDEMIFGGGRGFINSNNMNMMNMNMNMLSSSDQMMQQQQQQQPWSMPSIQELPFNNHESFIVPPQQQQQQASPYASFFNSRRVHPSSSSSMQFAAAYHHHEGATSSFDLQAELSKMTAQEIMEAKALAASKSHSEAERRRRERINNHLSKLRSLLPSTTKTDKASLLAEVIQHVKELKRQTSMIAETSSVPTESDELTVDDASDEDGKLVIKASLCCEDRSDLLPELIKTLKSMKLRTLKADITTLGGRVKNVLFITAEQDYYSSSTANEDHHHQHDHNNTYQYCISSIQEALKAVMEKSNGGVGNEPGSSSASVKRQRTNIISSIS